A DNA window from Ignavibacteriales bacterium contains the following coding sequences:
- a CDS encoding energy transducer TonB → MEFTVCKNGNFIFLIILASILCIQSYAVGQKQSAPSDTVELTSLKHWPQPTKQVPPEYPTLARQNNVEAEIMLSVLIGKDGKPKNIKVVNVKTSFMKDALAKPDTPVPDPKYAKLFHKPSIDVVMKWRFTKPLKPDSTTALVWVNVPLKYQLTVQK, encoded by the coding sequence ATGGAATTTACGGTTTGTAAAAATGGTAACTTTATTTTTCTTATTATTCTTGCTTCGATTCTTTGTATTCAAAGTTATGCGGTGGGACAAAAACAATCCGCACCTTCCGATACTGTTGAACTCACATCATTGAAGCATTGGCCCCAGCCGACGAAACAAGTTCCACCCGAATATCCGACGCTTGCCAGGCAAAATAATGTTGAAGCCGAAATTATGCTCAGCGTTTTAATCGGCAAAGATGGTAAGCCGAAAAACATTAAAGTTGTGAATGTAAAAACATCTTTCATGAAAGATGCATTAGCAAAACCCGACACACCGGTACCTGATCCGAAGTATGCGAAATTATTTCACAAACCATCGATTGACGTCGTAATGAAATGGAGATTCACAAAACCGCTAAAGCCCGATAGCACCACAGCTTTAGTTTGGGTTAATGTGCCTCTGAAATATCAGTTGACAGTACAAAAATAG
- the xdhB gene encoding xanthine dehydrogenase molybdopterin binding subunit, giving the protein MNNKLPHESAELHVTGEAVYIDDILVNEQLLIGRVVYSPHAHAKIKSFDLSEAKKVRGVHAILCYKDIPGHNQMGPVIKDEPVLAENEVTFIGQAMFLIAAETNEQCHEAEKKIKIEYEPLDAILELEKAIEKNNLLGPPREMKRGDADAALKSSKHIISGELRTGAQEHWYLETQACLSVPGEGKEINVFSSSQHPSETQALVAEVLGIKKHEVVVEVKRMGGGFGGKETQANHIACWSALLCHATKRPVKIRLFRDDDMIMTGKRHRYLTKYEAGFDNEGLINAVKLEFNSDGGAATDLSCAIMERTMLHADNSYYIPNMSVKASVWKTNLPSNTAFRGFGGPQGMAAIETIIDKIARYLKKDPAEIRFKNFYGMNDRNITHYGQTVKHNRLYLIYDQIIKSSEYEKRHKEINDFNIKNEFFKKGIALTPVKFGISFTTTFLNQAGALVNVYTDGTILVNHGGTEMGQGLNTKIQQIAAAEFGVSIDRVKVNATNTSKVPNTSATAASSGSDMNGMAVKNAIDTIKERISKELASFWTEKQSSNPTIQQSVIFKDNFIFDSDHPERKISFSDAMLQMNLRQVSLSAAGFYKTPTVGWDKIKGQGKPFFYYSFGMAVSEVIIDVLTGQHTLLRTDILQDVGDSINPGIDMGQVEGGFIQGVGWCTTEEIKWDAKGNLMTHSPDTYKIPTVQDIPKDFRVKLMEGVPNPVGTIRRSKAIGEPPFMLALSVWLAIKDAISAVGNHKFEPEFSLPATNETILLSIEKLKKK; this is encoded by the coding sequence ATGAACAATAAATTACCACACGAAAGCGCAGAGTTGCATGTTACCGGTGAAGCCGTTTACATCGATGATATCTTGGTCAACGAACAATTGCTTATAGGGCGAGTAGTCTACTCGCCCCATGCTCATGCAAAAATAAAATCGTTCGACTTAAGCGAAGCGAAAAAAGTGCGCGGCGTTCATGCAATACTATGCTACAAAGACATTCCCGGACATAATCAAATGGGACCGGTTATTAAAGATGAGCCGGTTCTTGCGGAAAACGAGGTGACATTCATCGGACAGGCAATGTTTCTAATAGCTGCCGAGACCAATGAGCAATGTCATGAAGCGGAGAAAAAAATTAAAATTGAATATGAACCGCTTGATGCAATTCTTGAACTCGAAAAAGCGATAGAAAAAAATAATTTGTTGGGTCCGCCAAGAGAAATGAAGCGCGGTGATGCTGACGCTGCTTTGAAATCATCTAAACATATAATTAGCGGAGAACTCCGCACCGGTGCGCAAGAGCACTGGTATCTTGAAACGCAGGCATGTTTGTCTGTTCCGGGAGAAGGAAAAGAAATAAATGTTTTTAGTTCTTCCCAGCATCCATCCGAAACTCAAGCGCTAGTAGCGGAAGTTCTCGGAATAAAGAAACATGAAGTAGTTGTTGAAGTAAAACGAATGGGTGGAGGTTTCGGAGGAAAGGAAACGCAGGCGAATCATATCGCATGTTGGTCGGCTTTGTTGTGCCATGCTACAAAACGTCCGGTAAAAATCCGTTTGTTCCGCGATGACGATATGATTATGACCGGCAAACGTCATCGTTATCTTACAAAATATGAAGCCGGTTTTGATAATGAGGGATTGATAAATGCGGTAAAGCTTGAATTCAACAGCGATGGCGGTGCGGCAACAGATCTGTCGTGCGCAATCATGGAACGCACAATGCTTCACGCCGATAATTCATATTACATTCCAAACATGTCGGTTAAGGCATCAGTGTGGAAAACGAATCTTCCCTCGAACACTGCCTTTCGAGGATTTGGCGGACCGCAGGGCATGGCGGCAATCGAAACTATAATAGACAAGATCGCTCGCTATCTCAAAAAAGATCCTGCCGAAATAAGATTCAAAAATTTCTATGGAATGAATGACCGCAACATTACTCATTACGGACAAACTGTTAAGCATAATCGGCTTTACCTTATTTATGATCAGATAATAAAATCTTCTGAATATGAGAAACGCCACAAAGAGATTAATGATTTCAACATTAAAAATGAATTTTTCAAAAAAGGCATAGCACTTACTCCCGTGAAGTTTGGAATTTCTTTCACCACAACATTTCTCAATCAAGCCGGCGCCCTCGTGAATGTTTACACCGACGGGACAATCCTTGTCAATCACGGTGGTACGGAAATGGGGCAGGGACTCAACACGAAAATTCAGCAGATCGCCGCGGCAGAATTCGGTGTGAGCATAGATCGTGTGAAAGTAAATGCCACCAATACATCCAAAGTCCCGAACACATCGGCAACTGCCGCTTCATCCGGTTCCGATATGAACGGTATGGCGGTTAAAAATGCAATTGATACAATCAAAGAACGTATCTCAAAAGAATTAGCATCGTTTTGGACTGAGAAACAATCCAGCAATCCGACAATCCAACAATCGGTAATTTTCAAAGACAATTTCATTTTTGATTCCGATCATCCTGAAAGAAAAATCTCTTTTTCCGATGCTATGCTTCAAATGAATTTACGTCAGGTGAGTTTGAGTGCGGCAGGATTTTACAAAACACCGACAGTCGGCTGGGATAAAATTAAAGGACAGGGGAAACCGTTCTTTTATTATTCATTCGGAATGGCAGTTTCTGAAGTGATAATTGATGTTCTGACGGGCCAGCATACCCTTTTGAGAACGGATATTTTGCAGGATGTTGGAGATTCTATCAATCCCGGAATCGATATGGGGCAGGTAGAAGGCGGATTCATTCAAGGCGTTGGCTGGTGTACAACTGAAGAAATTAAGTGGGATGCAAAAGGAAACTTGATGACTCATTCTCCCGACACTTACAAAATTCCGACTGTGCAGGATATACCGAAAGATTTTCGTGTTAAGCTGATGGAGGGAGTTCCGAATCCTGTCGGTACAATCCGCAGAAGTAAAGCAATAGGTGAGCCGCCGTTTATGCTTGCGCTATCTGTTTGGCTTGCTATCAAGGATGCGATCTCTGCAGTTGGCAATCATAAGTTTGAACCGGAGTTTTCATTGCCGGCAACGAATGAAACGATATTGCTTTCAATTGAGAAATTAAAGAAAAAATAA
- the thrC gene encoding threonine synthase: protein MKFSQPPFVTGLKCLVCGSSYPHGNIFTCPHCGTEGILDVQYNYEAIVQNPKSTIRNPKSSDIWRYKDLLPISSDIPLPHLHVGWTSVYDVPRLARYFGLRKLFLKDDGRNPTNSFKDRASSIGVMKAMEFGFNTIACASTGNAASSLAGLSAAVGLKSYIFVPERAPEPKITQLLIFGATVFRVKGTYEQAFDLSKQSCDQFGWYNRNSGTNPFLVEGKKTAGLEIAEQLGKNIPDWVVVSVGDGCTIGGIGKGLQEMKQLGLIDRVPRLLGVQAEGAKPILDAFTSGNDLIPTDTNTIADSIAVGTPRNWRRAIQQVRLSHGEMIAVSDEEILEAMRVTARLGGVFGEPAGVTGAAGLKKAVEQKIVKSNETAVIVITGNGLKDIQSAKQAAGKEYLVEPTLDAVADLLEKQLKL from the coding sequence ATGAAATTCTCTCAACCTCCATTTGTAACGGGTTTAAAATGTCTTGTCTGCGGTTCATCGTATCCGCATGGCAATATATTCACCTGCCCTCACTGCGGCACCGAAGGCATTCTCGATGTTCAATATAATTATGAGGCAATAGTTCAAAATCCGAAATCCACAATCCGCAATCCGAAATCTTCTGATATTTGGCGTTACAAAGATTTGCTTCCGATCTCTTCCGACATTCCACTCCCGCATTTGCATGTTGGCTGGACGTCGGTTTACGACGTGCCACGGCTTGCACGTTATTTCGGACTCAGAAAATTGTTTTTGAAAGATGACGGGCGTAATCCGACGAACTCGTTCAAAGACCGCGCAAGCTCAATTGGAGTTATGAAAGCAATGGAATTCGGTTTCAATACCATTGCATGTGCGTCAACAGGAAATGCAGCATCATCCCTTGCCGGATTGTCTGCCGCAGTTGGATTGAAGAGCTACATCTTTGTACCTGAGCGCGCGCCGGAACCGAAAATTACACAGCTACTTATTTTCGGTGCGACTGTGTTCAGAGTAAAAGGAACATACGAGCAGGCATTCGATCTCAGTAAACAATCGTGCGATCAGTTCGGATGGTACAACAGAAACAGCGGAACGAATCCCTTTCTTGTTGAAGGGAAAAAAACTGCCGGATTGGAAATTGCAGAACAGCTTGGCAAGAATATTCCTGATTGGGTAGTCGTCTCTGTTGGTGATGGCTGTACAATCGGCGGAATAGGAAAAGGTTTGCAGGAAATGAAACAACTTGGTCTTATCGACAGAGTTCCACGGCTGTTAGGAGTTCAAGCCGAAGGTGCGAAACCAATTCTTGATGCTTTCACTTCAGGGAATGATTTAATTCCAACCGACACGAACACAATAGCCGACAGCATAGCAGTCGGCACACCGAGAAACTGGCGAAGAGCAATCCAACAAGTCCGATTATCACACGGTGAAATGATCGCCGTATCGGATGAAGAAATTTTAGAAGCTATGCGAGTTACAGCACGGCTTGGCGGCGTGTTCGGCGAGCCGGCAGGTGTTACGGGTGCGGCCGGTTTGAAAAAAGCCGTTGAACAGAAAATTGTGAAATCTAATGAAACCGCTGTGATAGTTATAACCGGAAACGGTTTGAAAGATATTCAATCTGCAAAACAAGCTGCTGGGAAAGAATATTTAGTCGAACCAACCCTTGATGCCGTTGCAGATCTACTTGAAAAACAACTGAAACTATAA